A DNA window from Streptomyces asoensis contains the following coding sequences:
- the leuC gene encoding 3-isopropylmalate dehydratase large subunit: protein MGRTLAEKVWDDHVVRRAEGEPDLLFIDLHLLHEVTSPQAFDGLRQNGRPVRRLDLTIATEDHNTPTLDIDKPIADPVSRAQLETLRKNCAEFGVRLHPLGDVEQGVVHVVGPQLGLTQPGTTVVCGDSHTSTHGAFGALAFGIGTSQVEHVLATQTLPLARPKTMAITVEGELPEGVTAKDLILAIIAKIGTGGGQGYILEYRGSAIEKLSMEARMTICNMSIEAGARAGMIAPDETTFAYIKGRDHAPEGADWDAAVEYWKTLRTDEDAEFDAEVVIDGAALSPFVTWGTNPGQGAPLSADVPDPTSYEDASERLAAEKALEYMGLEAGQPLRSINVDTVFVGSCTNGRIEDLRAAAAVVEGRKVADGVRMLVVPGSVRVGLQAVSEGLDVVFKEAGAEWRHAGCSMCLGMNPDQLAPGERSASTSNRNFEGRQGKGGRTHLVSPQVAAATAVLGHLASPADLSDAETRTPAGV, encoded by the coding sequence ATGGGTAGGACACTCGCGGAGAAGGTCTGGGACGACCACGTCGTCCGGCGCGCCGAGGGCGAGCCCGACCTCCTCTTCATCGATCTGCACCTCCTGCACGAGGTGACCAGCCCGCAGGCCTTCGACGGACTGCGGCAGAACGGCCGCCCGGTGCGCCGTCTCGACCTCACCATCGCGACCGAGGACCACAACACCCCGACCCTCGACATCGACAAGCCGATCGCGGACCCGGTCTCGCGCGCCCAGCTGGAGACGCTGCGCAAGAACTGCGCCGAGTTCGGCGTGCGGCTGCACCCGCTCGGCGACGTCGAGCAGGGCGTCGTGCACGTCGTCGGCCCGCAGCTGGGTCTGACCCAGCCCGGCACCACCGTCGTCTGCGGCGACTCCCACACCTCCACGCACGGCGCCTTCGGCGCGCTGGCGTTCGGCATCGGCACCTCGCAGGTCGAGCACGTGCTGGCCACCCAGACCCTGCCGCTGGCCCGCCCGAAGACCATGGCGATCACGGTCGAGGGCGAGCTGCCCGAGGGTGTCACCGCCAAGGACCTGATCCTCGCGATCATCGCGAAGATCGGTACCGGCGGCGGCCAGGGCTACATCCTGGAGTACCGCGGCTCCGCCATCGAGAAGCTCTCGATGGAGGCCCGGATGACCATCTGCAACATGTCGATCGAGGCCGGCGCCCGCGCGGGCATGATCGCCCCCGACGAGACCACCTTCGCGTACATCAAGGGCCGTGACCACGCTCCCGAGGGCGCGGACTGGGACGCGGCGGTCGAGTACTGGAAGACGCTGCGGACGGACGAGGACGCCGAGTTCGACGCCGAGGTCGTCATCGACGGCGCCGCGCTGTCGCCGTTCGTCACCTGGGGCACCAACCCCGGTCAGGGCGCGCCGCTTTCGGCCGACGTCCCCGACCCGACCTCGTACGAAGACGCTTCGGAGCGCCTCGCCGCCGAAAAGGCCCTGGAGTACATGGGGTTGGAGGCCGGCCAGCCGCTGCGCTCCATCAACGTGGACACCGTCTTCGTAGGTTCCTGCACCAACGGCCGCATCGAGGACCTGCGGGCCGCCGCTGCCGTCGTCGAGGGCCGCAAAGTCGCCGACGGCGTGCGGATGCTGGTCGTCCCCGGCTCGGTGCGGGTCGGCCTCCAGGCCGTCTCCGAGGGCCTGGACGTCGTCTTCAAGGAGGCCGGCGCCGAGTGGCGGCACGCGGGCTGCTCGATGTGCCTCGGCATGAACCCCGACCAGCTGGCCCCGGGCGAGCGCTCCGCGTCCACCTCCAACCGCAACTTCGAGGGCCGGCAGGGCAAGGGCGGTCGTACGCACCTGGTGTCGCCGCAGGTCGCGGCCGCCACGGCCGTCCTGGGCCACCTGGCCTCCCCGGCCGACCTGTCCGACGCCGAGACCCGTACGCCCGCTGGAGTCTGA
- a CDS encoding Lrp/AsnC family transcriptional regulator produces the protein MVQAYILIQTEVGKASTVAEEIGKIPGVVQAEDVTGPYDVIVRAQADTVDDLGRMVVAKVQQVDGITRTLTCPVVHL, from the coding sequence GTGGTACAGGCGTACATCCTGATCCAGACGGAGGTCGGCAAGGCGTCGACCGTCGCCGAAGAGATCGGCAAAATCCCTGGCGTCGTCCAGGCCGAGGACGTGACGGGACCTTATGACGTGATCGTGCGGGCCCAGGCCGACACGGTGGACGACCTCGGCCGCATGGTGGTCGCCAAGGTGCAGCAGGTGGACGGGATCACCCGCACCCTGACCTGTCCGGTCGTGCATCTGTAG
- a CDS encoding MerR family transcriptional regulator, whose protein sequence is MRLAELSGASGVSTATIKYYLREGLLPPGRQINATTAEYDAEHLRRLRLVRAMIQVGGLPVTTVREVLGHVDDDSLGRTIRLGAALWALPQVPEPDAEDEYVRAARRETDELLRALGWSNARLLTTVSPAYRSLVVAVAALRRLGHDWDAELLLPYARLMHRAAELDLDFVERRESEAERIETAVLGAILVDPMLQALHRLAQEEESARRYGFE, encoded by the coding sequence GTGCGGCTGGCCGAACTGAGCGGAGCGAGCGGTGTGTCCACCGCGACGATCAAGTACTACCTGCGCGAGGGGCTCCTGCCGCCCGGCCGCCAGATCAACGCCACGACCGCCGAGTACGACGCGGAGCATCTGCGCCGGCTGCGGCTGGTGCGCGCGATGATCCAGGTGGGCGGACTGCCGGTGACCACGGTCCGCGAGGTCCTCGGCCATGTCGACGACGACTCCCTGGGCCGCACGATCCGGCTCGGCGCGGCCCTGTGGGCGCTGCCGCAGGTCCCGGAGCCGGACGCCGAGGACGAGTACGTGCGCGCCGCCCGCCGGGAGACGGACGAACTGCTGCGGGCCCTGGGCTGGTCGAACGCCCGGCTGCTGACGACCGTCTCCCCCGCCTACCGCTCCCTGGTGGTGGCAGTGGCCGCGCTGCGGCGGCTCGGCCATGACTGGGACGCCGAACTCCTGCTGCCCTACGCCCGGTTGATGCACCGCGCGGCCGAGCTCGATCTGGACTTCGTGGAGCGCCGGGAGTCGGAGGCGGAGCGGATCGAGACGGCGGTGCTGGGCGCGATCCTCGTCGACCCGATGCTCCAGGCGCTGCACCGGCTGGCGCAGGAGGAGGAGTCCGCGCGGCGGTACGGCTTCGAGTGA
- a CDS encoding DUF4188 domain-containing protein — MSATAARTTADARGDVVVLLIGMRVNHFWAVHQWVPVMLAMFRMLAELKKDPGRGLLSRVLLTASPRTYYVVQYWESEEKLYAYASAPDAFHREAWAKINRLEKGGKVRGHVGIWHETYVVPEGSYEAIYGDMPAFGLAAAHGQVPLERRGRYAKDRFAHRSTTT; from the coding sequence ATGTCTGCCACAGCCGCCCGAACCACCGCGGATGCCCGGGGGGACGTGGTCGTCCTGCTGATCGGGATGCGCGTCAACCACTTCTGGGCCGTGCACCAGTGGGTGCCGGTCATGCTCGCCATGTTCCGGATGCTGGCGGAGCTGAAGAAGGACCCGGGCCGCGGACTCCTCTCCCGGGTGCTGCTGACCGCGTCGCCGCGGACGTACTACGTCGTCCAGTACTGGGAGTCCGAGGAGAAGCTGTACGCGTACGCGAGCGCCCCGGACGCGTTCCACCGGGAGGCGTGGGCGAAGATCAACCGCCTGGAGAAGGGCGGGAAGGTACGCGGGCACGTGGGGATCTGGCACGAGACGTACGTCGTGCCGGAGGGGTCCTACGAGGCGATCTACGGGGACATGCCGGCCTTCGGCCTCGCCGCCGCGCACGGGCAGGTCCCGCTGGAGCGGCGGGGGAGGTACGCGAAGGACCGCTTCGCGCACCGGTCGACCACGACCTGA
- a CDS encoding DUF3515 domain-containing protein: MNLFRHRPVGLPALVLLITVAGCSSADDNASAAVPSPGAKAVKLCRDLDKVLPSKVDGESRHDPEPASALTAGWGGPEIILRCGVTQPPKMIDPKVAVGSDPDAVAGGVDGVDWLMETRDGGGNRFTTANRSAYVEVTVPDGTDSSGALIDLAPAIKKAIPEGIAD, from the coding sequence GTGAACCTTTTCCGTCACCGGCCCGTCGGCCTGCCCGCGCTCGTCCTGCTGATCACGGTCGCGGGCTGCTCCTCAGCAGACGACAACGCGTCGGCGGCGGTTCCCAGTCCCGGCGCGAAAGCCGTGAAGCTGTGCCGGGACCTGGACAAGGTACTGCCGTCGAAGGTGGACGGTGAGAGCCGCCACGATCCCGAGCCCGCCTCCGCGCTCACCGCGGGCTGGGGAGGTCCGGAGATCATACTGCGCTGCGGTGTCACGCAGCCGCCGAAGATGATCGACCCCAAGGTCGCGGTGGGCTCCGACCCGGACGCGGTGGCCGGCGGGGTCGACGGCGTCGACTGGCTGATGGAGACGCGGGACGGCGGGGGCAACCGCTTCACCACGGCCAATCGCAGCGCCTACGTCGAGGTGACGGTGCCGGACGGCACGGACAGCTCCGGCGCCCTGATCGACCTGGCCCCCGCCATCAAGAAGGCGATCCCCGAGGGGATCGCCGACTAG
- the cofC gene encoding 2-phospho-L-lactate guanylyltransferase, whose protein sequence is MQWSLVIPLKPLALAKSRLADTATDGLRPGLALAFAEDTVAAALACAAVRDVAVVTDDALAGRVLAALGARIVPDEPGGGLNAALAHGAAAVRAVRPEAPLAALNADLPALRPRELARVLDAAGEFPRAFLPDAAGIGTTLLSVAAGRELLPAFGVDSRARHRASGAVELRPGAVDSVRQDVDTGEDLRAALSLGVGPRTAVAAAHLLIPGQ, encoded by the coding sequence GTGCAGTGGAGCTTGGTCATACCCCTGAAGCCCTTGGCGCTGGCCAAGAGCAGGCTCGCGGACACCGCCACCGACGGGCTTCGCCCGGGTCTCGCCCTCGCCTTCGCCGAGGACACCGTGGCGGCCGCGCTGGCCTGCGCCGCGGTCCGGGATGTGGCAGTCGTCACGGACGACGCGCTGGCCGGGCGCGTCCTGGCGGCCCTGGGTGCCCGGATCGTCCCCGACGAGCCGGGCGGTGGCCTCAACGCCGCCCTGGCCCACGGCGCCGCCGCAGTGCGCGCCGTGCGCCCCGAAGCCCCGCTCGCCGCTCTCAACGCGGATCTGCCGGCGCTGCGGCCGCGGGAACTGGCCCGGGTCCTGGACGCGGCCGGGGAATTCCCCCGCGCTTTTCTCCCGGACGCGGCCGGCATCGGCACGACACTTCTGTCGGTGGCGGCGGGACGTGAATTGCTTCCCGCATTCGGCGTGGATTCCCGTGCGCGGCACCGCGCCTCCGGGGCCGTGGAACTGCGTCCGGGGGCGGTGGATTCCGTGCGCCAGGACGTGGACACCGGCGAGGACCTGCGGGCGGCGCTGTCCCTGGGGGTGGGCCCCCGGACGGCCGTCGCGGCGGCGCACCTGCTGATTCCGGGGCAGTAG
- the leuD gene encoding 3-isopropylmalate dehydratase small subunit: MEAFTSHTGRAVPLRRSNVDTDQIIPAHWLKKVTRDGFEDGLFEAWRKDADFVLNRPERQGASVLVAGPDFGTGSSREHAVWALQNYGFKTVISSRFADIFRGNSLKNGLLTVVLEQKTVDALWELTEKDPQAEITVDLEAREVRAEGITAAFELDENSRWRLLNGLDDISITLQNEGDISAYEAKRPSYKPRTLQV; this comes from the coding sequence ATGGAAGCATTCACCTCGCACACCGGCCGGGCCGTCCCGCTGCGCCGCTCCAACGTCGACACCGACCAGATCATCCCTGCTCACTGGCTCAAGAAGGTCACGCGGGACGGGTTCGAGGACGGGCTGTTCGAGGCCTGGCGCAAGGACGCCGACTTCGTCCTCAACCGCCCCGAGCGGCAGGGCGCGAGCGTCCTGGTGGCCGGCCCCGACTTCGGTACCGGCTCCTCGCGCGAGCACGCCGTCTGGGCGCTCCAGAACTACGGCTTCAAGACCGTGATCTCCTCCCGCTTCGCCGACATCTTCCGGGGCAACTCGCTGAAGAACGGCCTGCTCACGGTGGTCCTGGAACAGAAGACCGTGGACGCGCTCTGGGAGCTCACGGAGAAGGACCCGCAGGCCGAGATCACGGTGGACCTCGAGGCGCGCGAGGTGCGGGCCGAGGGCATCACCGCCGCCTTCGAGCTGGACGAGAACTCCCGCTGGCGGCTGCTGAACGGGCTGGACGACATCTCCATCACCCTCCAGAACGAGGGCGACATCTCCGCCTACGAGGCCAAGCGCCCGTCGTACAAGCCGAGGACGCTCCAGGTCTGA
- a CDS encoding D-alanine--D-alanine ligase family protein, with amino-acid sequence MSTENLPQSPQQPLRKPRVAVVFGGRSSEHGISVVTAGAVLRAIDRTKYEVLPIGITREGRWFLTADEPERMAITDRRTPDVDELAESRDGGVVLPVDPANREVVYYEPGSVPKALGEVDVVFPVLHGPYGEDGTLQGLLELSGVPYVGAGVLASAVGQDKEYMKRVFTSFGLKVGPYVVIRPREWAQDEAAARKKIVDFAGEHGWPLFVKPARAGSSIGITKVDDLAGLDEAIAEAQRHDPKILVEAALRGREIECGVLEFEDGPRASVPAEIPPPDTHAYYDFDAKYIDSTPGIVPAPLTPEETADVRRLAVEAFDAASCEGLVRADFFLTDEGEFVINEINTMPGFTPISMYPKMWQETGIGYPELVDRLIQAALRRSTGLR; translated from the coding sequence ATGAGCACCGAGAACCTCCCCCAGAGCCCTCAGCAGCCCCTCCGCAAGCCGCGGGTGGCGGTTGTCTTCGGCGGTCGCAGCTCCGAGCACGGGATCTCCGTGGTCACGGCCGGCGCGGTCCTGCGGGCCATCGACCGGACCAAGTACGAGGTCCTGCCGATCGGCATCACGCGAGAAGGACGCTGGTTCCTCACCGCCGACGAGCCCGAGCGCATGGCGATCACCGACCGCCGTACGCCCGACGTCGACGAACTCGCCGAGTCGCGGGACGGCGGCGTGGTGCTCCCGGTCGATCCCGCCAACCGTGAAGTCGTCTACTACGAGCCGGGTTCGGTGCCCAAGGCGCTGGGCGAGGTCGACGTCGTCTTCCCCGTCCTGCACGGCCCGTACGGCGAGGACGGCACCCTCCAGGGCCTGCTGGAGCTCTCCGGAGTCCCGTACGTCGGCGCGGGCGTGCTCGCCTCGGCCGTCGGCCAGGACAAGGAGTACATGAAGCGGGTGTTCACCTCCTTCGGGCTCAAGGTCGGCCCGTACGTGGTGATCCGGCCGCGCGAGTGGGCCCAGGACGAGGCGGCCGCCCGCAAGAAGATCGTCGACTTCGCGGGCGAGCACGGCTGGCCCCTCTTCGTGAAGCCCGCGCGCGCGGGTTCCTCCATCGGCATCACCAAGGTCGACGACCTGGCCGGGCTCGACGAGGCGATCGCCGAGGCCCAGCGCCACGACCCGAAGATCCTCGTCGAGGCGGCGCTGCGGGGCCGCGAGATCGAATGCGGGGTGCTGGAGTTCGAGGACGGTCCGCGCGCCTCCGTCCCGGCCGAGATCCCGCCGCCGGACACGCACGCCTACTACGACTTCGACGCGAAGTACATCGACTCGACCCCCGGGATCGTCCCGGCCCCGCTGACGCCCGAGGAGACGGCGGACGTGCGGCGCCTGGCGGTGGAGGCCTTCGACGCGGCGTCCTGCGAGGGCCTGGTCCGCGCCGACTTCTTCCTCACGGACGAGGGCGAGTTCGTCATCAACGAGATCAACACGATGCCCGGCTTCACCCCGATCTCGATGTACCCCAAGATGTGGCAGGAGACCGGGATCGGCTACCCCGAGCTGGTGGACCGCCTGATCCAGGCGGCCCTGCGCAGGTCCACCGGCCTGCGCTGA
- a CDS encoding thiamine-phosphate kinase has translation MKGTVGELGEFGLIRELTSRLTTTPAVRVGPGDDAAVVAAPDRRVVASTDILLEGRHFRRDWSTAYDVGRKAAAQNLADIAAMGAVPTALLLGLVVPAELPVTWPSEMMDGLRDECQVAGASVVGGDVVRGDTIMVSITALGDLRNQEPVTRGGAQPGDLVAVTGWLGWSAAGYAVLSRGFRSPRAFVEAHRRPEPPYHAGPAAAGLGATAMCDVSDGLIADLGHIAEASKVRIDIRSGAIDIPTQMNDIGQAVGVDPIQWVLTGGEDHAIVATFPPDVKLPARWKVIGEVLNPSALPQVTVDGAPWTSKGGWDHFGDLES, from the coding sequence ATGAAGGGCACTGTTGGTGAACTCGGGGAGTTCGGGCTCATCAGGGAGCTCACCTCCCGTCTCACCACCACCCCCGCGGTCCGGGTCGGCCCCGGCGATGACGCCGCGGTGGTCGCCGCGCCCGACCGCCGGGTCGTGGCCAGCACCGACATCCTGCTGGAGGGCCGGCACTTCCGCCGCGACTGGTCCACGGCCTACGACGTCGGCCGCAAGGCCGCCGCGCAGAACCTCGCCGACATCGCCGCCATGGGCGCGGTGCCGACGGCCCTGCTGCTCGGTCTCGTCGTGCCTGCCGAACTCCCGGTGACCTGGCCGTCCGAGATGATGGACGGCCTGCGCGACGAGTGCCAGGTGGCCGGTGCCTCGGTGGTCGGCGGTGACGTCGTACGGGGTGACACGATCATGGTGTCGATCACCGCGCTCGGCGATCTGCGCAACCAGGAGCCGGTCACCCGCGGCGGCGCCCAGCCCGGCGACCTCGTGGCGGTCACCGGCTGGCTGGGCTGGTCCGCCGCCGGGTACGCGGTCCTCTCCCGGGGCTTCCGCTCGCCCCGCGCCTTCGTCGAGGCCCACCGCCGCCCCGAGCCGCCGTACCACGCGGGCCCCGCGGCCGCCGGGCTCGGCGCGACGGCGATGTGCGACGTCAGCGACGGGCTGATCGCCGACCTCGGGCACATCGCGGAGGCCAGCAAGGTCCGTATCGACATCCGTTCCGGGGCCATCGACATCCCGACGCAGATGAACGACATCGGTCAGGCCGTCGGCGTCGACCCCATCCAGTGGGTGCTGACCGGGGGAGAGGACCACGCGATCGTGGCGACCTTCCCGCCGGACGTGAAGCTGCCCGCCCGCTGGAAGGTGATCGGCGAGGTCCTCAACCCGTCCGCGCTGCCCCAGGTGACGGTCGACGGGGCGCCCTGGACCAGCAAGGGCGGCTGGGACCACTTCGGGGACCTGGAGTCGTGA
- the ndgR gene encoding IclR family transcriptional regulator NdgR produces MDNSSGVGVLDKAALVLSALESGPATLAGLVAATGLARPTAHRLAVALEHHRMVARDMQGRFILGPRLAELAAAAGEDRLLATAGPVLTHLRDITGESAQLYRRQGDMRICVAAAERLSGLRDTVPVGSTLTMKAGSSAQILMAWEEPERLHRGLQGARFTATALSGVRRRGWAQSIGEREPGVASVSAPVRGPSNRVVAAVSVSGPIERLTRHPGRMHAQAVIDAAARLSEALRRTG; encoded by the coding sequence ATGGACAACAGTAGCGGCGTCGGCGTCCTGGACAAGGCAGCCCTTGTCCTGAGCGCCCTGGAGTCCGGTCCGGCCACCCTCGCAGGCTTGGTCGCTGCCACCGGACTCGCACGACCCACGGCCCACCGGCTGGCCGTGGCTTTGGAACACCACCGTATGGTGGCGCGCGACATGCAGGGCCGTTTCATCCTCGGCCCCCGGCTCGCCGAGCTGGCCGCGGCCGCCGGCGAGGACCGCCTGCTGGCCACCGCCGGCCCGGTGCTCACGCATCTGCGCGACATCACGGGCGAGAGCGCCCAGCTCTACCGCCGCCAGGGCGACATGCGCATCTGCGTGGCCGCGGCGGAACGCCTGTCCGGCCTTCGGGACACCGTCCCGGTCGGTTCCACGCTCACGATGAAGGCCGGCTCCTCGGCCCAGATCCTGATGGCCTGGGAGGAGCCCGAGCGCCTGCACCGCGGCCTCCAGGGCGCCCGCTTCACGGCGACGGCCCTCTCGGGCGTACGGCGCCGCGGCTGGGCCCAGTCCATCGGGGAGCGCGAGCCGGGCGTCGCGTCCGTGTCGGCCCCCGTGCGCGGCCCGTCGAACCGTGTGGTGGCCGCGGTCTCCGTGTCCGGCCCCATCGAACGCCTGACCCGTCACCCGGGCCGTATGCACGCCCAGGCGGTCATCGACGCGGCGGCCCGCCTCTCGGAGGCCCTGCGCCGCACCGGCTGA
- a CDS encoding NAD(P)H-dependent glycerol-3-phosphate dehydrogenase has translation MSKSVKAAVFGTGSWGTAFGTVLADAGCEVTLWARRPELADAVNSTRTNPDYLPGVELPRNLRATADAAEAARDADFTVLAIPSQTLRANLAEWTPLLAPGTVLVSLMKGVELGTTMRMSEVVDDVAKVGADRIAVVTGPNLAKEIASRMPAAAVVACTDEAVARRLQAASHTPYFRPYTNTDVVGCELGGAVKNVIGLAVGIADGMGLGDNAKGSLITRGLAETTRLGLAMGADPLTFAGLAGLGDLVATCSSPLSRNHTFGTNLGKGMTLQETIAVTRQTAEGVKSCESVLDLARRHGVDMPITETVVGIVHEGKPPVVALKELMSRSAKPERR, from the coding sequence GTGAGCAAGTCCGTGAAGGCGGCCGTCTTCGGCACCGGATCATGGGGGACCGCCTTCGGTACGGTCCTCGCCGACGCGGGCTGCGAGGTGACGCTGTGGGCGCGCCGCCCCGAGCTCGCCGACGCGGTCAACTCCACCCGCACCAACCCCGACTACCTCCCCGGCGTCGAACTCCCGCGCAACCTGCGCGCGACCGCCGACGCGGCCGAGGCGGCCCGGGACGCCGACTTCACCGTCCTCGCGATCCCCTCGCAGACCCTGCGGGCCAACCTCGCCGAATGGACGCCGCTGCTCGCCCCCGGCACCGTCCTGGTGTCGCTGATGAAGGGCGTCGAGCTCGGTACGACCATGCGGATGAGCGAGGTCGTCGACGACGTCGCCAAGGTGGGCGCCGACCGGATCGCCGTCGTCACCGGGCCCAACCTGGCGAAGGAGATCGCCTCCCGGATGCCGGCCGCGGCCGTGGTCGCCTGCACCGACGAGGCCGTCGCCCGCAGACTCCAGGCCGCCTCCCACACGCCGTACTTCCGCCCGTACACCAACACCGACGTGGTCGGCTGCGAGCTGGGCGGCGCGGTGAAGAACGTGATCGGTCTCGCGGTGGGGATCGCCGACGGCATGGGCCTCGGCGACAACGCCAAGGGCTCCCTCATCACCCGCGGCCTCGCCGAGACCACCCGGCTGGGCCTGGCGATGGGCGCGGACCCGCTCACCTTCGCCGGACTCGCCGGCCTCGGGGACCTCGTGGCGACCTGCTCCTCGCCGCTCTCGCGCAACCACACCTTCGGCACCAACCTGGGCAAGGGCATGACCCTCCAGGAGACCATCGCGGTCACCCGCCAGACCGCCGAGGGCGTCAAGTCCTGCGAGTCGGTGCTGGATCTGGCCCGCCGGCACGGGGTCGACATGCCGATCACCGAGACGGTCGTCGGCATCGTCCACGAGGGCAAGCCCCCGGTGGTCGCGCTCAAGGAGCTGATGTCGCGCAGCGCGAAGCCCGAACGACGCTGA
- the thiD gene encoding bifunctional hydroxymethylpyrimidine kinase/phosphomethylpyrimidine kinase: protein MSAPGVPPRVLTVAGSDSGGGAGIQADLKTMLALGVHGMSVVTAITAQNSLGVQGAWELPADAVRAQYRSVVDDIGVRAVKTGMLASAELVETVAELLSGTDAPVVVDPVGVSKHGDPLLAASALDAVRTALLPLATVATPNLDEVARLTGVRVGSEEQLRDAAAAVLTYGPRWALIKGGHLPGDAVDLLTDGREEHWLRAPRHDNRHTHGTGCTLASAIAAHLAKGDSVPRAVRAAKDYVTGAIAAGFALGTGIGPVDHGWDLTRGAAGA from the coding sequence GTGAGCGCGCCCGGCGTCCCGCCGCGGGTGCTCACCGTCGCCGGCTCGGACTCCGGCGGCGGGGCCGGGATCCAGGCCGACCTGAAGACGATGCTCGCGCTCGGCGTGCACGGCATGAGCGTCGTCACGGCGATCACCGCACAGAACTCCCTCGGCGTGCAAGGGGCTTGGGAACTGCCCGCGGACGCGGTGCGGGCCCAGTACCGCAGCGTCGTGGACGACATAGGGGTCCGGGCGGTGAAGACCGGGATGCTCGCCTCCGCCGAACTCGTCGAGACGGTGGCGGAGTTGCTCTCCGGCACCGACGCTCCCGTCGTCGTCGACCCGGTCGGGGTCTCCAAGCACGGGGACCCGCTGCTCGCCGCCTCCGCGCTGGACGCCGTACGGACGGCTCTGCTGCCCCTCGCCACCGTCGCCACCCCCAACCTCGACGAGGTGGCCCGGCTGACCGGGGTGCGGGTCGGGTCGGAGGAGCAGCTGAGGGACGCGGCGGCCGCCGTGCTGACGTACGGACCGCGGTGGGCGCTCATCAAGGGCGGCCACCTCCCCGGCGATGCGGTGGACCTGCTCACGGACGGCCGCGAGGAGCACTGGCTGCGGGCGCCGAGACACGACAACCGGCACACGCACGGCACGGGCTGCACCCTCGCCTCGGCCATCGCGGCCCACCTGGCGAAGGGGGACTCCGTGCCGCGGGCGGTGCGGGCGGCGAAGGACTACGTCACCGGGGCGATCGCCGCCGGCTTCGCGCTCGGCACCGGCATCGGCCCCGTGGACCACGGCTGGGACCTCACCCGGGGTGCGGCGGGGGCGTGA
- a CDS encoding lysophospholipid acyltransferase family protein, whose amino-acid sequence MPRRRIGFWYRFAAVLCKPWLVVLIKRDWRGMEHIPAEGGFITAVNHNSHVDPFAYAHFQYNSGRVPRFLAKSGLFKEGFVGAAMRGTGQIPVYRESTDALSAFRAAIDAVERGECVAFYPEGTLTRDPDGWPMTAKTGAARVALQTRCPVIPVAQWGANELLPPYAKKPDLLPRKTHHVLAGPPVDLDRFYGHEMTPELLKEATEVIMAAVTGLLEEIRGEKAPETPYDPRRERIEQRRRTQAEAASATAAGNGAETDGAQIDGAESGRARTGRAKTSHEGESGK is encoded by the coding sequence GTGCCCCGCCGCAGAATCGGCTTCTGGTACCGCTTCGCTGCGGTCCTCTGCAAACCCTGGCTGGTGGTTCTGATCAAGCGGGACTGGCGCGGAATGGAACATATTCCGGCCGAGGGCGGCTTTATCACCGCGGTCAACCACAATTCGCATGTGGACCCCTTCGCGTATGCGCACTTCCAGTACAACAGCGGCCGGGTGCCGCGATTCCTCGCGAAGAGCGGGCTTTTCAAGGAGGGATTCGTCGGCGCCGCGATGCGCGGCACCGGACAGATCCCCGTCTACCGCGAGAGCACGGACGCGCTCAGTGCCTTCCGGGCCGCGATCGACGCCGTGGAGCGCGGCGAGTGCGTCGCGTTCTACCCCGAGGGCACCCTGACCCGTGACCCCGACGGCTGGCCGATGACCGCCAAGACCGGTGCCGCGCGCGTCGCCCTCCAGACCCGGTGCCCGGTGATCCCGGTCGCCCAGTGGGGCGCCAACGAACTGCTGCCGCCCTATGCGAAGAAGCCCGACCTGCTTCCGCGCAAGACCCACCACGTGCTCGCGGGCCCGCCCGTGGACCTCGACCGGTTCTACGGCCACGAGATGACCCCCGAGCTCCTGAAGGAGGCGACGGAGGTCATCATGGCCGCCGTCACCGGCCTGCTGGAGGAGATCCGCGGCGAGAAGGCGCCCGAGACGCCCTACGACCCGCGCCGCGAGCGGATCGAGCAGCGCCGCCGCACCCAGGCGGAGGCGGCCTCGGCGACCGCCGCCGGGAACGGCGCGGAGACCGACGGCGCACAGATCGACGGCGCGGAGTCCGGCCGTGCGCGGACCGGCCGCGCGAAGACCAGTCACGAGGGGGAGAGCGGCAAGTGA